Proteins encoded by one window of Pseudomonas sp. PSKL.D1:
- the rpmC gene encoding 50S ribosomal protein L29, with amino-acid sequence MKANELREKSAQQLNEQLLGLLRDQFNLRMQKATGQLGQSHLLSQVKRDIARVKTVLNQQAGK; translated from the coding sequence ATGAAAGCGAATGAACTTCGTGAAAAATCTGCACAGCAACTGAATGAGCAACTGCTCGGCTTGCTGCGCGACCAGTTCAATCTGCGTATGCAGAAAGCAACTGGCCAGTTGGGTCAGTCGCACCTGCTCTCGCAAGTTAAGCGCGACATCGCTCGCGTGAAAACTGTGCTCAACCAGCAGGCAGGTAAGTGA
- the rplB gene encoding 50S ribosomal protein L2, translating into MAIVKCKPTSPGRRFVVKVVNQELHKGAPHAPLIEKKSKSGGRNNNGRITTRHVGGGHKQHYRLVDFRRNDKDGIPATVERIEYDPNRTAHIALLCYADGERRYIIAPKGVSAGDQLIAGALAPIKAGNSLQLRNIPVGSTIHGIELKPGKGAQIARSAGASAQLIAREGVYVTLRLRSGEMRKVLAECRATLGEVSNSEHSLRSLGKAGAKRWRGVRPTVRGVAMNPVDHPHGGGEGRTSGGRHPVSPWGFPTKGAKTRGNKRTDNMIVRRRK; encoded by the coding sequence ATGGCAATCGTTAAATGCAAACCGACTTCCCCTGGCCGCCGTTTCGTGGTCAAGGTGGTCAACCAGGAGCTGCACAAAGGCGCTCCTCACGCACCGCTGATCGAGAAAAAATCGAAGTCTGGTGGTCGTAACAACAATGGCCGTATTACCACTCGTCACGTTGGTGGTGGTCACAAGCAGCATTACCGTCTGGTCGACTTCCGTCGCAACGACAAAGATGGCATCCCAGCCACTGTCGAGCGTATCGAATACGATCCAAACCGTACTGCTCACATCGCCCTGCTGTGCTACGCAGACGGTGAGCGTCGCTACATCATCGCCCCTAAAGGCGTGAGCGCTGGCGACCAGCTGATCGCAGGTGCACTGGCCCCAATCAAGGCCGGTAACTCCCTGCAGCTGCGCAACATTCCAGTGGGTAGCACCATTCACGGCATCGAACTGAAGCCGGGTAAAGGTGCACAGATCGCTCGTTCCGCTGGTGCTTCGGCTCAGCTGATCGCTCGCGAAGGTGTCTACGTGACCCTGCGTCTGCGCTCTGGTGAAATGCGTAAAGTCCTGGCTGAGTGCCGTGCGACCCTGGGCGAAGTCTCGAACTCCGAGCACAGCCTGCGTTCGCTGGGTAAAGCTGGTGCCAAACGCTGGCGCGGCGTTCGCCCAACCGTTCGTGGTGTTGCCATGAACCCGGTTGACCACCCACACGGTGGTGGTGAAGGTCGTACCTCCGGTGGTCGTCATCCGGTATCGCCATGGGGCTTCCCAACCAAGGGTGCTAAAACCCGTGGTAATAAGCGTACCGACAACATGATCGTCCGTCGTCGCAAGTAA
- the rplF gene encoding 50S ribosomal protein L6: MSRVAKNPVKLPAGVEVKFAGQQLSVKGAKGTLELNVHSSVEVTEESGELRFVARNGDQQARAMAGTTRALVNNMVQGVSQGFERKLQLVGVGYKAQAKGTVLNLALGFSHPVDYELPAGITAETPSQTDILIKGIDKQLVGQVAAEIRDFRPPEPYKGKGVRYADEVVRRKEAKKK; this comes from the coding sequence ATGTCTCGCGTCGCTAAGAACCCCGTTAAGCTGCCAGCTGGCGTCGAAGTTAAATTCGCCGGCCAACAGCTTTCGGTTAAGGGTGCCAAAGGCACTCTCGAACTGAACGTTCACTCGTCTGTTGAAGTTACCGAAGAGTCTGGCGAGCTGCGCTTTGTCGCTCGCAACGGTGACCAGCAAGCTCGCGCCATGGCCGGTACCACCCGCGCTCTGGTGAACAACATGGTCCAAGGCGTAAGCCAAGGCTTCGAGCGTAAGCTCCAGCTGGTCGGTGTTGGTTACAAGGCACAGGCTAAAGGCACCGTCCTGAACCTGGCTCTGGGCTTCTCGCACCCAGTGGACTACGAACTGCCAGCCGGTATCACCGCTGAAACTCCTAGCCAAACCGACATCCTGATCAAGGGTATCGATAAGCAGCTGGTAGGTCAGGTGGCCGCTGAAATCCGCGATTTCCGTCCGCCAGAGCCTTACAAAGGCAAGGGTGTGCGTTACGCGGACGAAGTAGTCCGTCGTAAAGAAGCCAAGAAGAAGTAG
- the rpsJ gene encoding 30S ribosomal protein S10, producing the protein MQNQQIRIRLKAFDHRLIDQSTQEIVETAKRTGAQVRGPIPLPTRKERFTVLVSPHVNKDARDQYEIRTHKRVLDIVQPTDKTVDALMKLDLAAGVEVQISLG; encoded by the coding sequence ATGCAAAATCAGCAAATCCGTATCAGGTTGAAGGCTTTCGACCATCGCCTGATCGACCAATCCACCCAGGAAATCGTGGAAACCGCGAAACGTACTGGTGCACAAGTGCGTGGTCCAATTCCACTGCCTACCCGCAAAGAGCGTTTCACCGTTCTGGTCTCTCCGCACGTCAACAAAGACGCGCGTGACCAGTACGAGATTCGCACTCATAAGCGTGTTCTGGACATCGTCCAGCCAACGGATAAAACCGTTGATGCGCTGATGAAGCTTGATCTGGCGGCAGGTGTGGAAGTACAGATCAGCCTCGGCTAA
- the rplN gene encoding 50S ribosomal protein L14, producing the protein MIQTQSMLDVADNSGARRVMCIKVLGGSHRRYAGIGDIIKVTVKEAIPRGKVKKGQVMTAVVVRTRHGVRRADGSIIRFDGNAAVLLNTKQEPIGTRIFGPVTRELRTEKFMKIVSLAPEVL; encoded by the coding sequence ATGATTCAGACTCAATCCATGCTCGATGTGGCCGATAACAGCGGCGCTCGTCGCGTCATGTGCATCAAGGTGCTCGGCGGTTCGCACCGCCGTTACGCCGGCATCGGTGACATCATCAAAGTAACCGTAAAGGAAGCAATTCCGCGCGGTAAGGTCAAAAAAGGCCAGGTGATGACCGCTGTTGTCGTCCGTACCCGTCACGGTGTACGTCGCGCTGACGGTTCCATCATTCGTTTCGACGGCAACGCTGCTGTTCTGCTGAACACCAAGCAAGAGCCGATCGGCACTCGCATCTTCGGGCCAGTGACCCGTGAACTTCGTACTGAGAAGTTCATGAAGATCGTCTCGCTCGCCCCTGAAGTGCTGTAA
- the rpsE gene encoding 30S ribosomal protein S5, translating to MANNDQKRDEGYIEKLVQVNRVAKTVKGGRIFTFTALTVVGDGKGRVGFGRGKSREVPAAIQKAMEAARRNMIQVDLKGTTLQYATKAAHGASKVYMQPASEGTGIIAGGAMRAVLEVAGVQNVLAKCYGSTNPVNVVYATFKGLKAMQSPESIAAKRGKSVEEIF from the coding sequence ATGGCAAATAACGATCAAAAGCGCGACGAAGGCTACATCGAGAAGCTGGTTCAGGTTAACCGCGTAGCCAAAACCGTTAAAGGCGGCCGTATCTTCACCTTCACCGCGCTGACCGTGGTGGGTGATGGCAAGGGTCGCGTTGGTTTCGGCCGTGGCAAATCGCGCGAAGTACCTGCCGCGATCCAGAAAGCCATGGAAGCTGCTCGTCGCAACATGATCCAGGTTGACCTGAAGGGCACCACCCTGCAGTACGCCACCAAGGCTGCCCACGGCGCCTCGAAGGTTTACATGCAGCCTGCTTCGGAAGGTACCGGTATCATTGCCGGCGGCGCCATGCGTGCTGTCCTGGAAGTTGCTGGTGTTCAGAACGTCCTGGCCAAGTGCTACGGTTCGACCAACCCAGTGAACGTGGTTTACGCCACCTTCAAGGGTCTGAAAGCCATGCAATCTCCTGAGTCCATTGCTGCCAAGCGCGGCAAGAGCGTTGAGGAGATCTTCTGA
- the rplW gene encoding 50S ribosomal protein L23 yields the protein MNQERVFKVLLGPHVSEKATVLAEKKGQFVFKVATDATKLEIKKAVEGLFNVKVENVSTVNVLGKTKRTARGLGKRNDWKKAIVSLQPGQDLDFSSSAE from the coding sequence ATGAACCAGGAACGCGTATTTAAAGTCCTCCTTGGCCCGCACGTTTCCGAGAAGGCTACCGTTCTGGCTGAGAAAAAAGGCCAGTTCGTATTCAAGGTTGCTACCGATGCAACCAAGCTGGAAATCAAGAAAGCTGTCGAAGGCCTGTTCAACGTAAAAGTTGAAAACGTGTCGACTGTTAACGTTCTGGGTAAAACCAAGCGTACCGCACGTGGTCTGGGCAAGCGTAATGACTGGAAGAAGGCGATCGTCTCCCTTCAGCCAGGCCAAGATCTCGATTTCAGCAGCAGTGCTGAGTAA
- the rpmD gene encoding 50S ribosomal protein L30: protein MATVKVTLIKSVSGRLPNHKLCVKGLGLRRIGHTVEVQDTPENRGMINKAYYMLKVEG from the coding sequence ATGGCAACCGTAAAAGTAACGCTGATCAAGAGCGTCTCGGGCCGTCTGCCTAACCACAAACTGTGCGTTAAAGGCTTGGGTCTGCGTCGTATCGGTCACACTGTAGAAGTCCAGGATACTCCCGAGAACCGCGGGATGATCAACAAGGCTTACTACATGCTGAAGGTCGAGGGTTAA
- the rplV gene encoding 50S ribosomal protein L22 translates to MEVAAKLSGARISAQKARLVADQIRGKKVGEALNLLAFSSKKAAEIMKKVLESAVANAEHNEGADVDDLKVSTVFVNEGRSLKRIMPRAKGRADRIVKRSCHITVKVADK, encoded by the coding sequence ATGGAAGTAGCCGCTAAGTTGTCGGGCGCTCGCATCTCCGCCCAGAAAGCCCGCTTGGTCGCCGACCAGATCCGCGGGAAGAAGGTGGGCGAAGCGCTCAACCTGTTGGCCTTCAGCAGCAAAAAAGCCGCTGAAATCATGAAGAAAGTCCTCGAGTCGGCCGTAGCCAACGCCGAACACAACGAAGGCGCAGACGTTGATGACCTGAAGGTCTCCACCGTTTTCGTCAACGAAGGGCGTTCGCTGAAGCGCATCATGCCACGTGCCAAAGGCCGTGCTGATCGCATCGTCAAGCGGTCTTGCCATATCACTGTCAAGGTTGCGGACAAGTAA
- the rpsQ gene encoding 30S ribosomal protein S17 yields MAEAEKTVRTLTGRVVSDKMDKTITVLIERRVKHPIYGKYVKRSTKLHAHDESNQCKIGDKVSIRETRPLAKTKSWALVEVLERAVEV; encoded by the coding sequence ATGGCTGAAGCTGAAAAAACCGTCCGTACGCTGACTGGCCGTGTCGTCAGCGACAAAATGGACAAGACCATCACCGTTCTGATCGAGCGTCGCGTTAAGCACCCGATCTACGGTAAATACGTTAAGCGTTCGACTAAGCTGCACGCGCACGACGAATCCAACCAGTGCAAAATCGGCGACAAGGTTTCCATTCGTGAAACCCGTCCGCTGGCCAAGACCAAGTCCTGGGCACTGGTTGAAGTCCTCGAACGCGCTGTTGAAGTCTAA
- the rplX gene encoding 50S ribosomal protein L24 has product MQKIRRDDEIIVIAGKDKGKRGKVLKVLADDRLVIGGVNLVKRHTKPNPMAGVQGGIVEKEAPLHASNVAIFNGETNKADRVGFKVEDGKKIRVFKSTQKAVDA; this is encoded by the coding sequence ATGCAAAAGATTCGTCGTGACGACGAGATCATCGTGATCGCCGGCAAAGACAAAGGTAAGCGCGGTAAGGTGCTGAAGGTTCTGGCTGATGACCGTCTGGTCATCGGTGGTGTGAACCTGGTCAAGCGTCATACCAAGCCTAACCCGATGGCGGGCGTTCAGGGCGGTATCGTCGAAAAAGAAGCGCCTCTGCACGCTTCCAACGTTGCCATCTTCAACGGCGAAACCAACAAGGCTGACCGCGTTGGTTTCAAAGTAGAAGACGGTAAGAAAATTCGTGTCTTCAAGTCGACCCAAAAAGCGGTTGATGCTTGA
- the rplC gene encoding 50S ribosomal protein L3, translating into MTIGVIGRKCGMTRIFTEEGVSIPVTVIEIEPNRVTQFKTEETDGYRAVQVTVGERRASRVTAAQAGHFAKANVAAGRGVWEFRLEEGDFQAGDLIKAELFTAGQLVDVTGQSKGKGFAGTIKRWNFRGQDNTHGNSVSHRVPGSIGQCQTPGRVFKGKKMSGHMGAERVTVQSLEVVRVDAERNLLLVKGAVPGATGGDVVVRPAVKARG; encoded by the coding sequence ATGACTATTGGTGTAATCGGTCGCAAGTGCGGTATGACCCGCATTTTCACCGAAGAAGGTGTCTCCATTCCGGTCACGGTCATCGAGATCGAGCCGAATCGTGTCACCCAGTTCAAAACTGAAGAAACCGATGGCTACCGTGCAGTGCAAGTCACTGTCGGCGAGCGTCGTGCTTCGCGTGTGACTGCCGCTCAGGCAGGTCACTTCGCCAAGGCTAACGTTGCCGCTGGTCGCGGTGTTTGGGAGTTCCGTCTTGAAGAAGGCGATTTCCAGGCTGGCGATCTGATCAAAGCTGAACTCTTCACTGCAGGCCAGCTGGTAGACGTTACTGGTCAGTCCAAAGGTAAAGGCTTCGCCGGTACCATCAAGCGCTGGAACTTCCGTGGCCAGGACAACACTCACGGTAACTCCGTGTCGCACCGTGTCCCAGGTTCCATCGGCCAGTGCCAGACTCCTGGTCGTGTGTTCAAGGGCAAGAAAATGTCCGGTCACATGGGCGCCGAGCGCGTGACTGTTCAGTCCCTGGAAGTAGTTCGCGTGGACGCTGAACGCAACCTGCTGCTGGTCAAGGGTGCCGTTCCTGGCGCTACTGGCGGCGACGTGGTTGTACGTCCAGCTGTCAAGGCTCGCGGTTAA
- the rplR gene encoding 50S ribosomal protein L18, with protein sequence MTDKKVTRLRRARKARLKMHELEVVRLCVFRSSQHIYAQVISADGSKVLASASTLDKDLRDGATGNIDAATKVGKLVAERAKAAGVSQVAFDRSGFKYHGRVKALADAAREGGLEF encoded by the coding sequence ATGACCGACAAAAAAGTTACTCGACTGCGTCGCGCTCGCAAAGCACGTCTCAAGATGCACGAACTCGAAGTCGTGCGCCTGTGCGTGTTCCGCTCCTCGCAGCACATCTACGCCCAGGTCATTTCGGCCGACGGCAGCAAGGTTCTGGCAAGCGCCTCGACCTTGGACAAAGACCTGCGTGATGGCGCCACTGGCAACATCGACGCGGCCACTAAGGTTGGCAAGCTGGTAGCTGAGCGTGCGAAAGCCGCCGGTGTATCTCAAGTTGCCTTTGACCGTTCCGGCTTCAAGTACCATGGCCGCGTCAAAGCGCTGGCTGATGCTGCTCGTGAAGGCGGGCTGGAGTTCTAA
- the rpsC gene encoding 30S ribosomal protein S3 has product MGQKVHPTGIRLGIVKEHTSVWYADGATYADYLLKDLKTREYLQDKLKSASVSRIDIHRPAQTARITIHTARPGIVIGKKGEDVEKLRQDLTKQMGVPVHINIEEIRKPELDAMLVAQSVAQQLERRVMFRRAMKRAVQNAMRIGAKGIKIQVSGRLGGAEIARTEWYREGRVPLHTLRADIDYNTYEAHTTYGVIGVKVWIFKGEVIGGRQEELKPQAPAPRKKAAK; this is encoded by the coding sequence ATGGGTCAGAAAGTACATCCCACTGGCATTCGCCTGGGAATCGTCAAGGAGCACACCTCCGTCTGGTATGCAGACGGTGCTACTTACGCAGATTACCTGTTGAAGGATCTGAAAACGCGTGAGTACCTCCAAGACAAACTAAAAAGCGCGTCCGTAAGCCGTATCGATATTCATCGTCCGGCTCAAACTGCACGCATCACCATCCACACCGCTCGTCCCGGTATCGTTATCGGTAAGAAAGGTGAAGATGTCGAGAAGCTGCGTCAGGACCTGACCAAGCAGATGGGTGTGCCTGTGCACATCAACATCGAAGAGATCCGCAAGCCGGAACTCGACGCTATGCTGGTTGCGCAGAGCGTAGCTCAGCAGCTGGAGCGCCGCGTAATGTTCCGTCGCGCCATGAAACGCGCCGTACAGAACGCCATGCGTATTGGTGCCAAGGGCATCAAGATCCAGGTGAGCGGTCGTCTCGGCGGTGCTGAGATTGCTCGTACCGAGTGGTATCGCGAAGGTCGTGTGCCTCTGCACACCCTGCGTGCCGATATCGACTACAACACCTACGAAGCTCACACCACTTACGGTGTGATCGGTGTGAAGGTTTGGATCTTCAAAGGCGAAGTTATTGGTGGTCGCCAAGAAGAACTGAAACCACAAGCACCAGCGCCTCGTAAAAAAGCTGCTAAGTAA
- the rplD gene encoding 50S ribosomal protein L4 produces MQLNVNDAQAIEVSELTFGGEFNETLVHQAVVAYMAGGRQGTKQQKTRSDVAGGGKRPWRQKGTGRARAGTTRGPIWRGGGVTFAARPQDHSQKLNKKMYRAALRSILAELVRSDRLVVVQDFAVEAPKTKDLLNKLNGMGLSDVLIVSDAVDQNLYLAARNLPHVDVRDVQGSDPVSLIAYEKVLITVSAVKKFEELLG; encoded by the coding sequence ATGCAACTTAATGTAAATGACGCTCAGGCGATCGAAGTTTCCGAACTGACCTTCGGTGGCGAATTCAACGAGACGCTGGTACACCAAGCAGTCGTGGCCTACATGGCCGGCGGCCGTCAGGGCACCAAGCAGCAGAAGACCCGTTCCGACGTGGCTGGTGGCGGTAAGCGCCCATGGCGTCAGAAGGGTACTGGCCGTGCTCGTGCTGGTACCACTCGTGGTCCGATCTGGCGTGGCGGTGGTGTAACCTTCGCAGCTCGTCCTCAAGATCACTCGCAGAAGCTCAACAAGAAGATGTATCGCGCAGCCCTGCGCTCCATCCTCGCTGAGCTGGTGCGTAGCGACCGTCTGGTCGTGGTTCAGGACTTCGCTGTTGAAGCTCCGAAAACCAAAGACCTGCTGAACAAGCTGAACGGCATGGGTCTGAGCGACGTACTGATCGTTTCGGACGCTGTTGATCAGAACCTGTACCTGGCTGCTCGCAACCTGCCGCACGTCGATGTACGTGACGTCCAGGGTTCCGACCCGGTCAGTCTGATCGCATACGAGAAAGTGTTGATCACTGTCTCGGCCGTGAAGAAATTCGAGGAGCTGCTGGGATGA
- the rpsS gene encoding 30S ribosomal protein S19: protein MPRSLKKGPFIDLHLLKKVEVAVEKNDRKPVKTWSRRSMILPQMVGLTIAVHNGRQHVPVLVNEDMVGHKLGEFAGTRTYRGHVADKKAKR from the coding sequence GTGCCACGTTCTCTGAAAAAAGGTCCTTTTATCGATCTTCACCTGCTGAAGAAGGTCGAAGTGGCGGTGGAGAAGAACGATCGCAAGCCAGTTAAAACCTGGTCGCGCCGTTCGATGATCCTGCCACAAATGGTCGGTCTGACCATCGCGGTACACAACGGTCGCCAACACGTCCCAGTTCTCGTGAACGAAGACATGGTCGGCCACAAACTGGGCGAGTTCGCCGGTACCCGCACCTACCGCGGGCACGTGGCTGACAAGAAAGCCAAGCGTTAA
- the rplE gene encoding 50S ribosomal protein L5 — MARLKEIYRNEIAPKLKEELKLSNVMEVPRVTKITLNMGLGEAIGDKKVIEHAVADLEKITGQKPVVTFARKSIAGFKVREGWPIGVKVTLRREKMYEFLDRLLAISLPRVRDFRGLNAKSFDGRGNYSMGVKEQIIFPEIDYDKIDALRGLDITLTTTARSDDEGRALLRAFKFPFRN; from the coding sequence ATGGCACGACTGAAAGAGATTTACCGGAACGAAATCGCTCCTAAGCTTAAGGAAGAACTTAAGCTGTCGAACGTGATGGAAGTTCCGCGCGTTACCAAGATCACCCTGAACATGGGTCTGGGCGAAGCGATCGGCGACAAGAAAGTCATCGAGCACGCTGTTGCCGACCTGGAAAAGATCACCGGTCAAAAGCCGGTTGTGACTTTCGCTCGTAAATCCATTGCGGGCTTCAAAGTCCGTGAAGGATGGCCGATCGGTGTCAAGGTGACCCTGCGTCGCGAAAAAATGTACGAATTCCTGGACCGCCTGCTGGCGATCTCCCTGCCTCGGGTTCGCGACTTCCGCGGCCTGAATGCCAAGTCCTTCGATGGCCGTGGCAACTACAGCATGGGCGTGAAAGAGCAGATCATCTTCCCGGAAATCGATTACGACAAGATCGATGCTCTGCGCGGTTTGGACATCACCCTGACCACCACTGCTCGTTCGGATGACGAAGGCCGCGCTCTGCTGCGTGCATTCAAATTCCCGTTCCGCAACTGA
- the rplO gene encoding 50S ribosomal protein L15 — MKLNDLSPAPGSRREKHRPGRGIGSGLGKTGGRGHKGQTSRSGGSIAPGFEGGQQPLHRRLPKFGFVSLKAMDRAEVRLSELAKVEGDVISVQSLKDANVINQHIQRVKIMLSGEVTRAVTIKGIAATKGARAAIEAAGGKFEE; from the coding sequence ATGAAACTCAATGATCTGAGTCCAGCGCCGGGTTCCCGTCGCGAGAAGCATCGTCCAGGTCGTGGTATCGGTAGCGGTCTGGGTAAGACTGGCGGCCGTGGCCACAAAGGTCAGACCTCCCGTTCGGGCGGTTCGATCGCTCCAGGCTTCGAAGGCGGTCAACAGCCGCTGCACCGTCGTCTGCCGAAGTTCGGCTTCGTTTCCCTGAAGGCCATGGACCGCGCTGAAGTGCGTCTGTCCGAGCTGGCTAAAGTGGAAGGCGACGTGATCTCCGTGCAGTCCCTGAAGGATGCCAACGTGATCAACCAGCACATTCAGCGTGTGAAAATCATGCTGTCTGGCGAAGTTACTCGCGCAGTCACCATCAAGGGCATCGCAGCCACCAAGGGTGCGCGTGCGGCTATCGAAGCAGCTGGCGGCAAGTTCGAGGAATAA
- the rpsN gene encoding 30S ribosomal protein S14, translated as MAKKSMKNRELKRQLTVAKFAKKRAELKATIVNLNASPEERFAAVVALQKQPRDASAARLRNRCRLTGRPHGVYRKFGLGRNMLRQAAMRGDVPGLVKASW; from the coding sequence ATGGCCAAGAAGAGCATGAAAAACCGCGAGCTGAAGCGTCAGCTCACGGTAGCCAAGTTCGCCAAAAAGCGTGCTGAGCTGAAAGCGACCATCGTCAACCTGAACGCCTCTCCAGAAGAGCGTTTCGCTGCCGTTGTCGCTCTGCAGAAGCAGCCACGTGATGCCAGCGCTGCTCGCCTGCGCAACCGTTGCCGCCTGACCGGTCGTCCTCACGGTGTATACCGTAAGTTCGGCCTGGGCCGTAACATGCTGCGTCAAGCTGCAATGCGCGGTGACGTACCAGGTCTGGTCAAAGCCTCCTGGTAA
- the rpsH gene encoding 30S ribosomal protein S8: MSMQDPLADMLTRIRNAQMAEKSVVSMPSSTLKVAVAKVLKDEGYIAGYQVTGEAKPSLSIELKYFEGRPVIEELKRSSRPGLRQYKSVTDLPKVRGGLGVSIVSTNKGVMTDRAARAAGVGGEVLCTVF; encoded by the coding sequence ATGAGTATGCAGGACCCGTTAGCGGACATGCTAACTCGCATCCGTAATGCCCAGATGGCTGAAAAGTCCGTCGTAAGCATGCCTTCCTCCACCCTGAAGGTCGCGGTTGCCAAAGTTCTGAAAGACGAAGGTTACATCGCTGGCTACCAGGTAACTGGTGAGGCCAAGCCTTCTCTGTCGATTGAACTGAAGTACTTCGAAGGCCGTCCGGTCATCGAGGAACTGAAGCGCTCCAGCCGTCCAGGCCTGCGCCAGTACAAGTCCGTCACAGATCTGCCGAAAGTACGTGGCGGCCTGGGCGTGTCTATCGTCTCCACCAACAAAGGTGTGATGACTGACCGCGCTGCGCGCGCTGCCGGTGTCGGCGGCGAAGTTCTGTGCACAGTGTTCTAA
- the rplP gene encoding 50S ribosomal protein L16, with product MLQPKRTKFRKQMTGHNRGLALRGSKVSFGEFALKAVARGRLTARQIESARRALTRHVKRGGKIWIRVFPDKPISKKPLEVRMGKGKGSVEYWVAQIQPGKVLYEIEGVSEELAREAFALAAAKLPLATSFVKRTVM from the coding sequence ATGTTGCAACCAAAGCGTACAAAATTCCGCAAGCAGATGACCGGCCACAACCGTGGTCTGGCACTGCGCGGTAGCAAAGTCAGCTTCGGCGAATTCGCCCTGAAGGCTGTTGCTCGCGGTCGCCTCACCGCTCGCCAGATCGAGTCCGCACGTCGTGCGCTGACCCGTCACGTTAAACGTGGCGGTAAGATCTGGATCCGTGTGTTCCCGGACAAGCCGATCTCCAAGAAGCCTCTCGAGGTTCGTATGGGTAAAGGTAAGGGTTCCGTGGAGTACTGGGTTGCCCAGATCCAGCCAGGCAAAGTCCTGTACGAGATCGAGGGTGTTTCTGAAGAGCTGGCGCGCGAAGCTTTCGCCCTGGCTGCTGCAAAGCTGCCTCTCGCCACCTCCTTTGTTAAGCGGACGGTGATGTGA